In Phalacrocorax aristotelis chromosome 25, bGulAri2.1, whole genome shotgun sequence, the following proteins share a genomic window:
- the PI4KB gene encoding phosphatidylinositol 4-kinase beta isoform X7 — translation MQPSKVVPEPVRLAPEREFIKSLIAIGKRLATLPTKEQKTQRLISELSLLNHKLPARAWLPTAGFDHHVVRVPHTQAVVLNSKDKAPYLIYVEVLECDNFDTANVPARIPENRIRSTRSAENLPECGITHEQRTSSFTTVPNYDNDDEAWSVDDIVELQVELPEIHTNSCDNISQFSVDSITSQESREPVFIAAGDIRRRLSEQLAHTPTSFRRDPEDPSAVALKEPWQEKVRRIREGSPYGHLPSWRLLSVIVKCGDDLRQELLAFQVLKQLQSIWEQERVPLWIKPYKILVISADSGMIEPVVNAVSIHQIKKQSLLSLLDYFLQEHGNYNTESFLTAQRNFVQSCAGYCLVCYLLQVKDRHNGNILLDADGHIIHIDFGFILSSSPRNLGFETSAFKLTTEFVDVMGGLDGDMFNYYKMLMLQGLIAARKHMDKVVQIVEIMQQGSQLPCFHGSSTIRNLKERFHMNMTEEQLQLLIEQMVDGSMRSITTKLYDGFQYLTNGIM, via the exons ATGCAACCGAGCAAAGTGGTTCCGGAG CCTGTCAGACTTGCTCCCGAGAGGGAATTCATCAAATCCCTGATCGCCATCGGGAAGCGCCTGGCCACCTTGCCGACCAAAGAGCAGAAGACGCAGCGGCTCATTTCGGAGCTGTCGCTGCTGAACCACAAGCTGCCGGCGCGCGCCTGGCTCCCGACAGCTGGCTTCGACCATCACGTGGTGCGGGTGCCCCACACCCAGGCAGTCGTCCTCAACTCCAAGGACAAG GCTCCCTATTTAATCTACGTTGAAGTACTTGAATGTGACAATTTCGACACAGCGAATGTGCCCGCTCGGATCCCCGAGAACCGCATCCGGAGCACCCGCTCGGCCGAGAACCTCCCCGAGTGCGGGATCACGCACGAGCAGAGGACCAGCAGCTTCACCACCGTCCCCAACTACGACAACGATGACGAGGCTTGGTCCGTGGATGATATCGTGGAGCTGCAGGTGGAG ctgccgGAGATTCACACCAACAGCTGTGACAACATCTCCCAGTTCTCTGTGGACAGCATCACcagccaggagagcagggagccCGTGTTCATCGCTGCTGGAGATATCAG GCGGCGGCTCTCGGAGCAGCTGGCGCACACCCCCACCTCCTTCAGGAGGGACCCCGAGGACCCGTCCGCAGTCGCCCTGAAGGAGCCCTGGCAGGAGAAAGTCAG GAGGATCCGGGAAGGGTCCCCCTACGGCCACCTGCCCTCCTGGCGCCTCCTTTCCGTCATCGTCAAGTGCGGGGATGACCTCCGGCAGGAGCTGCTCGCCTTCCAGGTCCTCAAGCAGCTGCAG TCCATCTGGGAACAGGAGCGTGTCCCGCTCTGGATCAAGCCATACAAAATCCTCGTCATCTCCGCCGACAGCGGCATGATTGAGCCGGTTGTGAATGCTGTGTCCATCCACCAAATCAAGAAGCAATCCCTGCTTTCGCTGCTGGATTATTTCCTGCAGGAACATGGCAATTACAACACCGAATCCTTCCTGACGGCCCAGAGGAATTTTGTGCAGAGCTGTGCCGGTTACTGCCTGGTGTGTTACCTGCTGCAGGTCAAGGACAG GCACAACGGCAACATCTTGCTGGATGCGGATGGACACATAATCCACATCGATTTTGGGTTCATCCTCTCCAGTTCCCCCAGGAATCTTGGCTTTGAGACGTCTGCCTTCAAACTCACCACGGAGTTTGTGGAT GTGATGGGCGGGCTGGACGGGGACATGTTCAACTACTACAAGATGCTGATGCTGCAGGGGCTCATCGCGGCCCGGAAGCACATGGATAAAGTTGTGCAGATCGTGGAGATCATGCAGCAAG GGTCGCAGCTCCCCTGTTTCCACGGCTCGTCCACCATCCGCAACCTGAAGGAGCGCTTCCACATGAACATGACggaggagcagctgcagctgctcatCGAGCAGATGGTGGACGGCAGCATGCGCTCCATCACCACCAAGCTCTACGACGGCTTCCAGTACCTCACCAACGGCATCATGTGA